In Heliangelus exortis chromosome 19, bHelExo1.hap1, whole genome shotgun sequence, the genomic stretch CTCAAGCCTGAAAAGACTTACACACAGTATAGAGGATAAGAATTCACACAACCCGACTCCCAGGGACACATATGGGATAAGGTATTCTTCAAACTTGGCTGTGTGGAATACTTCAAAAGAATAGAAGTATatctgaaaaatgcagagaggAAATGCACCTGTGAAAAATGCTGCAATTGTGCTGCAGTTGTAAGCTCGTGTAACAGCATTGACTGAGAGGGGTTTGTAAGGTGTCCTAGAGTTGTCTCTTGCTTTGGGGGTAAAGAGAGCACTCAACTGCATTGATTCCACAGAGCTGCAAGGTGGTCATGACAGTCATGAGAATGTAGAGCTGCCAGCGCAGAGATGGTTCTTTCATTACTTCAAGGACACGCAAGGTTTTTGTGCTTGTCATTACAACCTTCTCCTTCATCATGTCATCAATTTCTGCTTGGTGGTCTCCCTCCCCCCAGAGCTTCCTGATGGCTGTtggggagaaagagggaagtGGATTATTCTGCCAGGGTAGCTCCATGACCAGAGGTGACACTAAATCCTTTAGTCTGCCTGCCCTGTGGTGCTGGGGTGGTGTTGGTGCTGTctgctcctggggcagcaggcaAATAGAAGCATCTTGTCATGCTGGCTGTCAGTATCTTTCTAATGTTGAGTTGGCTTAGttgaaacaaattaaattaattgatTTAATTAATTGAAACAGAGTAAACTCTAACGTACATTTTACTTAATAAAAAAGAGCTGCCTAAACCATAtcctataaagaaaaaaagcagaggctgcCACTCTGACACGTCAAATGAAATGAAGTAAGTGAGGAAAGTAGATGCTCTACCTTTTCTGCAGGCTTCCTCATTACCCTTCTGTATCAGGAGGTAGGATGGTGAATCAGGGAAAAATGGGAGAGTAACCAGTTGAACCAGTGCTGAAAGTCCACTGGATGCTAACAACCATGGCCACAAAGCTTCGCTTCCTAAAATCTCCCTGTAAAGTGGATGTGAAACAAAGTAGTGCTGAAATCATGGAATGAATgttaaaaaatcttttctgagtGATGAGAATTCTCAGATTCCTCTCAAGGTTGCAGTGGAACAAACAACTGAATGGATAATTTGGCAAATTTCACAAATTGggtattattattttaaagaatttcaaATCAATTATTTGGCATTTTGGAAAACTTTCTAAATACCATTAGAGTCCCATATAATGCCTAGGGAGATGATGAGTGATTTGACCACTGTTTGACCACAGTATCAAAATGTCTTGCCTAAGAATTTTCACAAAAGTATAGAAATTTTTGAAGGGGAATTCCTCTAATAGAAAGGGTGTGGAAATAAGAAGAAATCAGTTTATAAGCAGctaacttttctttctcctgtatTTAAAACTATGTGTTTGCCTCAAAAATGGTCAAAACTTTTCTCTGGACATAAGTGAAGGCCTGAGCTGGGGAGGATGAAAGGGTTTCTCAGACACCAAGTGGGTGATAGGGTAAAGTTACAGAAAGATTCctgttatttttaacataacCTGACAGAAAGATTGCAGAGTTTACCGTAGTCCAATAACCTGTCCTGTGAGTTTTCCCAGtgtcagaaaaacagcaacTGTGGAGTTGGTAAATCCACGGAGCTTCTTGGGTGAAATCTCTCCTACATACTGAGGATGTATATTGAGAGAAAAACCTTTAACATAGAAGATAAATGACTGTTAAAATATCTAGAAAAGCTTAACTTTCTGACTGCATTCTCTCTTACATTGTTTCCATTCACTTTGCTATTGGgattaaaatttctttcaaaagggATGATGGCTTTCACTTTTATTAAGTGCCCCAgtatattatatttaaaaatcattctcCAAGAATGGTGAGACCTGCAGAGACAATTCTGAGACAGCAAGGATGCTTCACAGTGCCATGAGCACTTACCTGAACCAATGCCATAGAGAAAGCGTCCAACAAAAATCATCTCAAAGGATTTGGCTGTTTTACTGAAGGCCATGAAAAGTGCAGCTACCAGCATGATCAGGTTGGTGCACATTTGGCActtttttctggggaaaaaaaaaatcccatgagAATTTAGTGTGAAACGAGATCATCTTGTACACTTTTGACTGATCTTGCTGTGACAGGAAACATGTTACAGCCATTCTTGCAGTTTTGAGGAATGGCTGAAATAATTGTGACTTTGGACAGTCAAACTCattctttaaaatttctgaatCCTCTAGGttttaattcattaatatttttatcttagAATTTAAACAGTTGGAGCAGTTCATCAGCATTTCCAAAGTATAAGTGGGTAAAGAGATCAGAAAAGACCCAGCTTGTCACCAAGATTTTTAAATGGCTAAAACTCTTCAGAAAATGTCAGGTTGCTCCTCAGAAATACTCTGAGTCCATGGCTCCCACTCTAGAATGGCTCTTATTAAGGACACTCGTGGCTAAGAGGATGTGATGGGAGATGCCAGGAAGAGTTCTTAGTGGCATATTTCAGAGGACACTCCATGTGAATCGTGGGCTGGTACGTTCACAACCCTGATGCCTAAGGCTCAGATCAAAGTCTTTTGCATTCAACTCTTTTGCATTCAACTCTCTTGCCATGATGCTTGCAAGACAAGAGTCCTCTTGCACATCGAAAGGATCCACAGGGATCTTGTGTTTAGAAGGCTGTGATTCAGCAATTAGATTCATCATGTGTTAAATAACCCGTGGGAGATGTGCATGATCTGGTTTCCAGTCTTGAGAGACCCTCTGAGTGTGGGATGAGGCAGTGTCCCACAAGAAATTTCTTGGGGGCACTTACCTGATAAGAAAGAACCCAATTGCAGGCAGGCTAAGGTGGTTTGTTGAGACCCATATGAGGGGCCTCTGGATCAGTGGGTTGTGGAGCAGATCTTTAAGTGAGTCACACCAAGCAGATATGTTTGCCAATTTCTCTGCAAATGAAATTAGCGGTGTTACACACAAGGCACTGAGAACAGACCTGACTGGTGAGGAATCCTTTCTCCATCCAGTAGAAAAGATAGACTGGAACTGACTTTCAGTAAAATGGGTTGCCAAGAACAGAGATGTCTTTTGGGTAATTTGTTTTGGTGCTGATTATATTTTTAAGGTCTAGTTAcaggcaaataatttttttctattctgctCACATTTTCTCTAGAGTAgatacaaatatttaatataatgcCATCACCCCAGAATGAGTGTATTTAAGAGGAAATCTGCCTCTTCTCTGACACTTAAGGATATCTTACACATAATAGTTCCTAGGTGGTTAGAGTAACTGCACATAACATGTTACAACACAAGACACAGCTCCTTTTTGGGGGGGTTATAGATCTTGGGAGATCTTTCTGAGAGTTACAGGGGATCTTGAAGAGAACACGAGGCTGTTACACAATCCTGCTACTCCCAGAGGCACTGATCCTGTGATGTGATGAATGTATCCTTTGCAGAAATACTGTGGAGGGCAGATAAACAAGATAAAAAGACTGCTTGCTTCTTGAAAGAGGAGGATGTGCTAGCAAACCAAGTCTGCTTAATCTTCAATCAGATTGCTTCAACCCAGAAGTACCCAGAAGCACCCTGTACTTTCTGACTTGAGCTGTTACAAGAAACACTTACTTCCTGTATTTTGTAGTCAGGTAGCCACAGCAGAGGCTTCCCAGGAATCCTCCTAAGCCATAAACAGACACAATGAAGGACCACAGCAGTGTGATTGTCttgggatggaggggagagCTGTGTCTCTCTATCCAGGTTTCATTCATAAACTTCCTGAtgtgctgaagaagaaaatgagatttgaCTGGGCAATGAGTATAAGGTCCCTTCATGTTTTTTGGCTGTAGCACTTCAAATCTAGCCTAATATTAGGCTTCTTTTGAGGCTTCCTTAGTACAACAAGTTAGCTGAGATCACACTGCAAAATCTTCAAGTTTGTGTCAGTCAGCAAGCTTCCTGATGAAGCACTCTAAAAGCCcattttctgccttcccttGGAAGCTTGTATACGGCATggtaattatttaaaacagaaagtgCAATcctgttttttaaaggagaaaaagttcTCTACAAACCCGATGTTGCTGCTAGCCAGAGAAAAGGCATAGATGTATCAGCTGGATGCTCAGCAAATTTGAGATTTGTGGGAGAATGGGGAGGTCAGACaatccattttctgttttcaaccTCAGAGTGATGGCTACTTACCACGGAAGGGTAGTTGATGACAGAAATGTGGAATCCATATGGGAAGCTACCACCAATTCCCAGCACTAGGATCATTTGAAATAAACCCCGGAACTGAACCTGCAAAGCAAGAATTTAATGCTCCATGAGCTTCTCATTAGTCTAGATCTGTGCAGGGCCAGAGACTTTGTAGCCCTTCCCATCTGGAAAATTGTGTCTTCTACTTCAAATCCTCTTAGACTGAAAGGTTTTTCCAAAATTCCTCCAACTTACTGCTAAAATGCAATCATCAGCTGCAGTGCCATAGCGAGACTGAGTGCTAGTGTAAGGGTGATAATCCACCACTTTGTTTGCAGTAAGGGGAGAAAGTTTTAAAAGGTATCTGTCAGGTTGGCAGTCCTGGATATGGGGAATGGGGAAATCAGTTTCCTTGTCTGCAATCTGCAGCAACCTGTGTATATCAAACCATAATGCTATGCCACAAAAGTACACCATTAAAAATCAACAACATTTTATTGTACTCTGCTTTCATATCTGAGTGGGTCACATCTTTAAGACTGATAAAGAAAAGATCTTTTTAACATTCAGCTTCTTCAGAAAGGCATGGACTACAAAGAGACCAATTTGCAACAGCCTCCGTTAttgcattaaaacaaaaatcttccTGACTGATTTGgaatttcatttcttctttctcaatattttatttttttctacttatttaACAATGAAAGGATGTGCTTGCATATTGAAGGGCTTGGCATCTTCCTGCCTAGGGAAATACTGGCCATCTAAATTTTCCCCATCAGGATCTGTTCATGGTCCTTTGATGTTTAACTCcctcttgtttttgtttcagcACACCACAGACTGGGATTGTGTCTGTACAGAAGActctgtgctctgtgttcttTTCATGTCAAACACCTTGTGAGCTCACAAGTATTTGGAGATCACTGCCTGGATGGAGGGAGATTGTTGAAAATGCagtcagggaggaaaaaaggaatgcAAGAGTGAATAATGCTGGACTGGAAGATATTAGAAGAATGATCCTTTTTATGGTTCTTAGGTTCATTTTGCAAGAGCTTGTTACTTAATTAGTCCACAGCTGGATTTCCCACTATCACATGACAAAACCCAAGAAGATATGGACCAGAAGACTctaaatttcctttaaaattctgTCTCAAACTCAATGGCTTTGCTAATTGGCAAAACCattcaagcaaaaaaagaacTCCCCTcggtcttcttttttttcacactaGACTTGGAAATTAACAATTTTAATGCttaaagaggaaagcaaaatagaTTCTTGCTGGCAGTTAAGAAACAGAGCAGGAAATAACTATCAGTTCTTCTTTGTTTAAGACTATGGAAGCTCTTCATAGATGATATTATCTTTGGATGAAATgagtaaattaatttattttaatgatttttcattaatttcttagCCTTTTGCAGTACAGTTAATCTATTAATTACTTTAGGAAGTAGTCAGAGTGCTTACCATATAGTATTATTTCCAGTAATTCAGAAGGCAAAAGTACAGAGGCATTGCCTGTGGTGGAGCCACCAGGACTTCTGttaggttttattttgtctttattttattttatcttgttCCATGGAAAAGACCATGCAACATGATTTTCGTGTCCTCGAGCCCCATTGCTCTTGGTGATGCTTAAATGCAGGAGAGAAAGATGGTCTCTGTCCCAAGAGAGGTTACAATCTTTAAGGAATGTGGAACTTCAGTATTATATTAGCTCTGTCCTTTGTAAGTCAGAGGCCTGAGTAAAAGTGAGCAGCTACTCACCAGGTCAGGGAAGAAGGTTGCCATCTCCTATGAAAGAGCTGATTCCTGTTGCTCACTGGCTGGTACCTGCCAAAAGAACCAAATGCTTACATTATGCAACAGCAGTGTCAGTGAACTAGTCCCATGTTATTGAAGTTAAATTTTACTTCAAAGGTTTTTGAGTTAATTACACATATTTCAGCTGTTGTACAAAGTTTAGAATTGTTGGATTAAATATTTCAACCAGTGATTGTATCTAAACCAAGTAAACAAGATGGTGTCCTGCAAGGGAGGACTTCACGTATCCTTCATCAACTTTGTCTTGTGCTAGGGGAATAGGAAACTGAGACATCAGTTTTAGACAGGATTCCAATAACCACAATTTGCTTAGTTTTCATTATGATGAGAAACATAAAGACAAACTCATCTGTTGGGAATTTAAGGTCTTGGACAGTGAACTATAGGACTTTGACATAGGATAGGAAAGAGCTGTTCTTCATGTGGTGGCAACTGGAGCACATCGTAACTTAATCATTACTTAAAGGAACTGGAATGCTCCATCATTTTGTAATGGGGTGCAAACTTAATGATTCTACAGTGGCACACCAGTTTGACCAGCTAAATATTTGATAATAGCTAATTTTCACTTGCTGGGAGAGGGAGATTCAACATCGTGCACAGTTTTGTCTGGTGTTTCCGTTAGTCATAAATTTCCATAattatttctgtgtctgtgaTGAAAAAAGATTGCTTTGAAACTGCCCTGTAATCTCCATAGCTGGACTGATATCTTTTCCTGCAGATAGAAAATTCTCAGGCTTTAACTTCATTTGCTTCATCATTAAGAGGTCCTTGTACATATTAAATCGATAAATGGCTTAGTTATTATTTGTCATTTACACTTAGTTATGgaagaaggccaatggcatcctggggtgcattagaaagggtgtggttagtaggtcaagagaggttctcctccccctctattctgtattggtgaggccacacctggagtattgtgtccagttctgggcccctcagttcaagaaggacagggaagtgcttgaaagagtccagcgcagagctactgagatgattaagggagtggaacatctcccttatgaggaaaggctgagggagctgggtctctttagtttggagaaaaggagactgaggggtgacctcatcaatgttttcaaatatgtaaggggtgagtgtcagggagatggagttaggcttttctcagtggtgaccagtgataggacaaggggtaatgggtgtaagttggagcataggaggttcaagttgaatatcagaaaaaatttttttactgtaagggtgacggagccctggaacaggctgcccaggggggttgtggagtctccttcactggagacattcaaaacccgcctggacacgttcctaggggatgtactctagggggccctgctctggcagggggggttggactagatgatctttcgaggtcccttccaacccctaggattctaggattctatgaagaCGGGGATGAAGAAATCATAAAGGATTTATTGGATGAAAGCAGTCATATTCACTAGAAAATGTATGACATGGCAAAAATATTAACAGGATCTCTGGGTAATGTCTGAAATGTAGCATGTAGCATCAGCCAGTAATTTCTCCTGTCATTATGTGGTCCTCATCATGAAGTTAGTATGTGTTGTTGATGTGTGCTGAGGGTTCATGGTGGATTGTTAGGTTCTCCTGCAGATAAGCTGTTGCTAGAGCACAAGTGAGACTGTCCCTTGGGTGTGAAGAAttatttcccttctctgcaaAGTGATACAAAGTTGAAACAACATGATAGCTGCTAGTATCTGCCTTGATTAGATGATGCTGGGGTAAGAAACAAGGAGGCAATAACAtgcagccaccagcacagggcaTTCCTTCTCAAATGCAGCTTTTTGCACATATTTTATGTTCTACATCACCCACCTCTGCTTAGTGTACTTTATACATATTGTGATTTTTACTCTTTGCTCTTGTCCTTTACTTTTGCATCCCTACTGTTGGTAAGAGTCTTCCTTCCATAGGGTCGTAATGCATATtgtcttttgcatttttgttgaTTAATTATTGCTTCTGTGCTCTTAGTGCTTACATTGTGTTAAGGGCCCCTTTATTAGATGTGCAGCTTCATAATTAGTGCTAACACGTAGCCAGCAGCTATCTTACAGATATCCTTTAATCATATACATTTGGAccatttttgctgtttcatcCCTTGACTGAACTGTTACCAGAACACAGCTCTTGCTCCACTGAGCACAAGCCAAGGCTGACCTGTGCTCCGAAGAGCTGTTCTGCTTCGTTGTCACATTAATGTTCCATAGGGCATCTGCTTGCTTCTAGTGAGGATCTTATGGGAAAGGCTTTCCTAATAACATCTAATGAATAACTGAGATCAGATGAGTGGCTTGCTAGAGAGTAACTCCAACAATGCCACCTCATGCCACTCTGCTTATGTTGCCAAAGACTTCAGGTATTGCTGGAGCAGAATAAAGGATGTTTTTGGAATGACTGGTTAGGCAAGGAGAATTCTGTTTTGCAAAAAGCTGAGATTTCCTTTCTATTCTGGTAGTTGTCTCCAGA encodes the following:
- the LOC139804995 gene encoding solute carrier family 2, facilitated glucose transporter member 11-like, whose protein sequence is MATFFPDLVQFRGLFQMILVLGIGGSFPYGFHISVINYPSVHIRKFMNETWIERHSSPLHPKTITLLWSFIVSVYGLGGFLGSLCCGYLTTKYRKKKCQMCTNLIMLVAALFMAFSKTAKSFEMIFVGRFLYGIGSGFSLNIHPQYVGEISPKKLRGFTNSTVAVFLTLGKLTGQVIGLREILGSEALWPWLLASSGLSALVQLVTLPFFPDSPSYLLIQKGNEEACRKAIRKLWGEGDHQAEIDDMMKEKVVMTSTKTLRVLEVMKEPSLRWQLYILMTVMTTLQLCGINAIYFYSFEVFHTAKFEEYLIPYVSLGVGLCEFLSSILCSTLIDRFGRKVLLWGGYTLMCSVLGLLTMTLSLQHRFFWMHYFSVILIFLFVIFYGIGPSGATVSIMVEIFSQSFRPSAFLIVGFINWMGLFVLGMIFPLIVDNLGPFCFLIFLGILALSAIFIYLYLPETKGKSIMEIKAEFNKMNFGKNETSVTENNFPKEQLFCTKL